In Drosophila pseudoobscura strain MV-25-SWS-2005 chromosome 4, UCI_Dpse_MV25, whole genome shotgun sequence, the following proteins share a genomic window:
- the LOC6902860 gene encoding acylphosphatase-1-like, which translates to MSKAKEDASQIIMTCDFEIKGQIPKEAFEMFAAAQAQILGLRGYIVQVSEECFKGQLQGEGRVIEAFKQLILAAAEYVAAVKEFIIQNLKAIDEYTYPAFEVKAKGDK; encoded by the coding sequence ATGTCCAAGGCCAAGGAAGATGCCAGCCAGATCATAATGACGTGCGACTTTGAAATTAAGGGACAAATCCCCAAGGAGGCCTTCGAGATGTTCGCTgcggcccaggcccagatacTGGGATTGCGCGGCTACATCGTCCAGGTCTCTGAGGAGTGCTTCAAGGGGCAACTGCAGGGCGAGGGTCGTGTCATTGAGGCCTTCAAGCAGCTGATCCTGGCGGCCGCCGAATACGTGGCCGCCGTCAAGGAGTTCATCATCCAGAACCTCAAGGCCATCGATGAGTACACATATCCGGCCTTCGAAGTGAAGGCCAAGGGGGACAAGTAA